Genomic DNA from bacterium HR17:
AAGCGCTGCGTCAAGCCGAGTGGCTTTACCGCCGATTGGCAGACATCAGCGCCGATGTCATCGTCGGGTTAAGTCCCGACGGCATCGTTCAATTCGTCAGCCCCAAAGTCCTCGCTTACGGTTACAAACCTGAAGAAATCGTGGGCAAGCCGGCGACCGAGTTCATTGCGCCGGAGTATCACGCCCAATTTGCGGAACGGTTAGCCGCTTTACAGCGGGGTCAAGCGGTGCCGGCGTCCCCGCTCGCCATCCGCACCAGCGACGGGCAGGTGGCTTACGGGGAGTCTCGCTGCTTCGGTGTATACGAAGGGCAACAACTGCAATCTGTGTGGTGCTCCTTTCACGATTTGACGGATTTGTTGCAGTTGAACCGCGCCTTGCAGGAACAGGCAAACGCTCTCGCTCAAGCGAATGAAGACTGGGCAATGACTTACGACGCCATCAACGCGGGCATCGCGGTCTTGGACAGCGATTTCACCATCGTGCGGGCGAACCTTGCGCTCGCTACACTGACGGGTCAGCCCCGGGAGGCGCTGATCGGGCGCAAATGTTGGGAGATATTGCATCCCGACGCGACAGTCGCGGCTTGCCCGTTCCACGACATGCTACGAGACGGGCAAAACGGTGCACAAGAGATTGCGCTCCCTGACGGTCGCCGTTGGATGGTGCGGGCATATCCCTTGGTGAAGGACGGCGCTTTGCAACGCATCGTGCACACCGTTCGGGATGTAACGGTAGAATGGCAAATCCGCCAATTGACGGAGCAGACACACCGTCTCGTGACTTTAGGGCAAATGGCAGCCGGTATCGCCCACGAAATCAACAACCCGCTGAACGCTATCGTCGGGATGGCGGAGTTGTTGATGGAGAGCGTATCGGACACCGCCAGCCGCCAATTGATCGCGGCAATTCACGAACAAGCCCTGCGCATCGGAACTATTACCCGTAACCTGCTCACCTTTGCCCGCCCCCGCCCACAAGAGTTGACGCCCGTTGATGTTAACGGGTTGGTGCGGCATGTTATCAGCCTGAGTGAGCCTCGTTGTCGCATTCAGCGGATTTCCGTGCAAGCCCACCTGCAAGACCCGTTGCCACCCGTATTGGGGGACGCTACGCAATTGCAACAGGTGATGCTGAACCTTGTCACTAACGCTTGCGATGCGATGTCCGAAGCAGGGGGGACGCTTTCCATCAGCACCGTGAGGGACAACCGCTTTGTGCGTATCGTCGTGCAGGACACGGGTCGGGGCATCCCCCCTGAACATTTGCCCCATCTGTTTGACCCGTTTTTCACGACCAAACCTGTCGGCGGCGGTATGGGGTTGGCGATCGTTTACAGCATTGTCTTAGGGCATGGCGGGCGAATCTGGGCAGAAAATCGCCCAGAAGGCGGCGCGCGGTTTGTCGTGGAATTGCCCGCGTTCATCCCAGAAACGCAGCAGGACACCGACCCATCAGCCACGGCTGCACCGTCGCGTCTCCGCCTGCGCATTTTGGTCGTAGATGACGAGTTGCCCTTTGCGACAACCCTGCAGGCTTTGTTGGGACGGGACGGGCACGAGGTCACCGTAGCGGGCGACGGTGACGCCGCCATCGCCCTGCTATCTCAAAACGATTACGACCTGATTTTGTGCGACTTGCACATGCCCAAGGTGAGCGGCGACAGGCTCCACACATGGGTGTGCCAGCATAAACCGCATTTGGCGGCACGGTTCGTTTTAATGACCGGCGACTTTTTGCACCCCGCCGCGCAGCAAGCCGCCAGCGAATGGCATGTGCGCGTCCTCCACAAGCCATTCCGCATAGATGAACTGCGCGCCTTGTTACACGCCTTGTCGCCCGTCAGGCGCAATGACCGCCACAACGACGCATGACGGGCGTAGGAAAAAATTCGTGAGGTCGTGTCCTGCCCCTACGAAGGCTCAATCAAATTGGCGCAGGAACCGCAGGTCGTTTTCGTAAAACAAGCGGATGTCGTCAATGCCGTAGCGGAGCATTGCCAGCCGCTCTACACCCATACCGAAGGCGTAGCCCTGCCAGCGTTCAGGGTCATAGCCGACATTTTCCAAGACGGCAGGGTGCACCATCCCGCACCCTAAGACCTCCAGCCACCCCGTCTGTTTGCAGACAGGGCAGCCACAGCCCTTACAGAACACACAACTGACCAACACTTCGGCGCTGGGCTCTGTGAAAGGGAAGTGGTGGGGGCGGAAGCGGATTTGCGCCCACTCGCCGAAAAAGCGCCGCACAAACGCATAGAGCGTCCCTTTTAGGTCGGCGAAAGTCACCGCCTCGTCCACCAGTAACCCTTCCACCTGATGGAAGACGGGCGAATGGGTGCGGTCAAAGGGGTCGCGCCGATACACCCGCCCTGGCGAAACGATCCGCACCGGCGGTGTCCGTTGCTCCATCGTGCGAATTTGCACCGCGGAAGTTTCCGTCCGCAGCAGCACTTCATCGGTAATGTAAAAACTGTCGTGGT
This window encodes:
- the kinA gene encoding Sporulation kinase A, which codes for MTMQQRRALLRVCAVAVIASVVWGMLVFGFYQIARRPWVSRGHALAAAYERPLRRAAWTFWGLLTTLTWLAVVVFLRAQATQKALRQAEWLYRRLADISADVIVGLSPDGIVQFVSPKVLAYGYKPEEIVGKPATEFIAPEYHAQFAERLAALQRGQAVPASPLAIRTSDGQVAYGESRCFGVYEGQQLQSVWCSFHDLTDLLQLNRALQEQANALAQANEDWAMTYDAINAGIAVLDSDFTIVRANLALATLTGQPREALIGRKCWEILHPDATVAACPFHDMLRDGQNGAQEIALPDGRRWMVRAYPLVKDGALQRIVHTVRDVTVEWQIRQLTEQTHRLVTLGQMAAGIAHEINNPLNAIVGMAELLMESVSDTASRQLIAAIHEQALRIGTITRNLLTFARPRPQELTPVDVNGLVRHVISLSEPRCRIQRISVQAHLQDPLPPVLGDATQLQQVMLNLVTNACDAMSEAGGTLSISTVRDNRFVRIVVQDTGRGIPPEHLPHLFDPFFTTKPVGGGMGLAIVYSIVLGHGGRIWAENRPEGGARFVVELPAFIPETQQDTDPSATAAPSRLRLRILVVDDELPFATTLQALLGRDGHEVTVAGDGDAAIALLSQNDYDLILCDLHMPKVSGDRLHTWVCQHKPHLAARFVLMTGDFLHPAAQQAASEWHVRVLHKPFRIDELRALLHALSPVRRNDRHNDA
- the pheS gene encoding Phenylalanine--tRNA ligase alpha subunit, which gives rise to MTAHEMLERVRALREKAKAALQAATAPEAVEEVRRQFLGRKGELNAVLRSLAQLPPDDRRRVGAEANALREWLDEALRQREREVREQMLARQMAHERIDVTLPGRIFLPGGLHPLTLTINEICAIFTDLGFEVVDGPEVEDEWHNFIALNIPPDHPARDDHDSFYITDEVLLRTETSAVQIRTMEQRTPPVRIVSPGRVYRRDPFDRTHSPVFHQVEGLLVDEAVTFADLKGTLYAFVRRFFGEWAQIRFRPHHFPFTEPSAEVLVSCVFCKGCGCPVCKQTGWLEVLGCGMVHPAVLENVGYDPERWQGYAFGMGVERLAMLRYGIDDIRLFYENDLRFLRQFD